GCGGTCGGGGCAGTCTCCTACACGGTCCGGCCACCATCGTATTCCGGCTTATCGGTGGTAGAAGGCGATGCCTCCACTCCACTCACAGCGCTGCCAGGATCGGTCGTCGAAGTCCGCGGGAATGGCCGGACGTCACCTGCGGAGTTGAGCGCCACGGTCGTGGGTGGAGAGTCGCTGGATCACCGTATCACCGTCGATGGGTGGGAGGTTGATTGGACCGTGGGACTCGACGATCGCGGCCTCGCCTTGTCGCTCACGGGCCCTGCAGGGCTGCTCGAACAGAAGGTGTTGCCGCTCCGGCTTGTTCGGGACCGAGCCCCTACCGTGGCCCTGTCCGCTCCGGGCGAAGACTTGGTTCTCGCGACTGCCTCGGGCCGGATCCCGATCCGAGCGGAAGCGATCGACGACTTTGGCGTGGAGAGCTTGACGCTGCACTGGGTGTTGTCACGGGGCAGTGGGGAGTCGTTCGATTTCTCCGAAGGCGAGTGGCCTTGGGATTCCGTGGAGCGTGCGGATCGAAGGGCTTCGGGGGTGCTTACGCTGTTGCTCGACACGCTCGGCCTTGAAGCAGGCGACGTGATCCATGTCCGTGCGATGACCACGGACGGAAATGACGTGACAGGCCCCGGAGTCGGCGTGTCAGAGACCCGGCAGATTCGGGTCTCTAAGGACGACGATCTCTCCGACGTGACGACGCTCATCGGATTTCCGATCGACCGGGAGAGAGAGCCGCTCTTGAGTCAGCGCATGATCATCTTGCTGACTGAGGAGCTGAGGGATGGCTCGGCGGAGATGGACGCGCCGGAGTTGCGGGACGCCTCTGCGGACATCGCGGACGAACAGGCGCGCCTGCGCGCGCGCATCGGGGAGCAGATCTTCAGCCGAGCCACTGGAGCCATGCAGGACCCGGAGGCTCATCTCGACTTTGAGGACGGTGAGCCCGAGGTCTTCCTGGATCAGCTCGAGCAGGCGGCCGCCCAGGGACCCGTAATCGATCCGGTGACGGGGATCGCTACCATTGCGAACGTCGATATCCCGGCGCACGAACACGACTCCGATCCCATCGTAGCGATCAACCGGTCGCTTCTCACCGTGTACAACTACATGTGGGACGCGGAGCGCGACCTCCGGGGTGCGCTTCTCGGTCCGTCACTGGTGCCGCAGAACCTCGCGCTCGATGAGCTCCAACGTTTGCGTGAGTCGGAGAGGATCTTTGCACGGGGCAGGGTGGCTGTAGCCCCGATCGATGTACCGGCGGTACGTGGATCAGGGGATGTAGATGATGTCGTGCCGGGGGCTCGTGCAGTCGTCGAGCGTGATCCGATGGTGGCTGGGAACGTCATTGGGGAGATCGACGCACTACTCGCCGCTCCCGAGCCGTCCGTGGGACGTATGGCTTCGCTGGCGATCTCCGGTCTCGCACTGGATCTGCTCGAGGGTAATGGTGGCAGGGCGGCGAGCGAGGCTCTGGTAGCTGCGGCAGGCAGGGCAGACGTAGGAGACGGCGTCGGAGTGCGCACGCACCTACTGGGGGCGTTGCGCCTGCTTCGCTCCACGCCGTCCCGCATGAGCACGATGGGAGGTGGCCCACCGAGGTCGTTCGCGGCTGCGCGGTACGTCCGGCGTGAGGGCGGCTCGTTCCGGTTGGAAGAGGACTCGCTGACGCAGTCCGAACCGTTCGTGTTCGCCACCGTGCAGTATGCGTCGGGAGATTGGGACTCGGCGCCTCTGGTTCCGGCTAATCTGATCCACTCTCTCGCCCAGTACACGGATGTTGCGGTGGCCCCCGAAGGGGTCATCGTCGACTTGGCTGCTCCGGAAGTCTTCCAGTACCCGTTCCTCTACTTGACCGGTCACCTCCCGGTCTTCTTCAGCGAGGCCGAGGGTCGCAACCTCGTCGACTTCGTGACGCGTGGTGGACTGTTGTTCATCGATGATCACAACCACGACATCGACGGTGCCTTCAACAGATCTGTTGTCGAGGAGATTGGTCGCCTGTTCGGAGCCGACAATCTGAAACCCATTCCCGCTGAGCATGAGTTGTATTCGACTTTTTTTGAGTTCGAGGATGGCCCGCCGATCACCGGCCATGAACTCAGCGGCTGGGGCGATGGCCTGATCCACCGTGAGCTCTTTCAGGTCGAGGTCGATGGCCGCATTGGCGTGCTCTATTCCAACAAGGATTACTCGTCGGAGTGGAGTTATCACTCGGACAACAAACGCTTCCTCGCCGTCGACAACACGCGCTTTGGGGTGAACATCCTGATGTACGTACTTTCTCGATGACTGCCCGGGTCGCGGAGTCGTGAGCGTCGTGTGGCAGAGTGCGCGTGCGACGCTGGGCGTCGGACTCCTAGCCTTGCTGGTATGGGGTGTGGGCGACGAGCGGTCGGGTGAGGAGGTCGTCCGTGTGACGGCTGCGGCCTCGGTCGCGGAGCTCGCGACCGCGCTCGCTAGCCGTCCCGCCGCGGGCATCGTTTTCGCCGACTCGATCCCTCCTTCCCATGGAGTGAGCCGTCTTCTGCGCGGTGCCGCTGCTCGGGGCCGCGCCGTGAGTCTCGTGGTGCCAGGCGTCCCTCCAGCGCTCGAAGTGACTGTCCCGGTGGTCACGATCGCCAAGCGGAGGAGTGCGCTCACGCTCACCGTGCGAGCGCCTGGGGGCACAGATGTGCCGGTGATTGTCCGCGATGGTTCCGGGGTAGGTGACACGGTCACCGTCAGTATCGGAGACGAAGGTGTTGTGGTCGCCACAGTTGCCATCGAGCCCAGCCGCGCGGGACCGAACCAGTGGATCGTTACGATGGGCGCGGACTCCGTCGCCGCGGCGTCCTGGACCCGGCCGGAATCGCCCGTTGCGTCTCTCGTTCTGTCCGGATCACCAAGCTGGGAAATGCGAGCCGTATTGCGAGCTCTCGAGGCGGGCGGGGGGCATGTCGCCACATGGTCCGACATCGGCCGGGGCCTATCGTTGGGCTCGGAAGACGCGGTGGTCCCCACGACCCTAGCGGAGTTGGCGGACTTTGATGTGCTCGTCCTCGTTGGGTCCGTGCCTGGAATGTCCACGGAACTGGTGCGTCGATGGGTGAAGGACTTTGGTGGCGGCCTCCTGATCATCGAAGAAAGCCTGGCTGATGGTGGGTCTGTCACCCAACGAGTCGCCGGAGCGGACGATCTTGTGTGGAGCGGACCTGCCGAAATCGTCCCCCTCCCGAGTACAGATCTCAAGCTGGTTGTAAGGACGACTCCGTTGACAGCGGGCACCGAGGCTGTGGCGTTCCTGGTTGGTGAGCCAGAAGCCACGCTGTCCACGGTCGAGTGGCTCGGTAGAGGGAGAATCTTCCGGTCAGGTGTCGAGACGTGGCCCTTTGTTCTCGAGGCTGGTTTGGGCGCCGAGCACGCGGCGTACTGGGAGTCCGTGGTCGAATGGCTGGCGAGTGGGATTCGTGGTGACCGATATGTCTCAGGTCCGGCCTCTGTCCCGCATGGGGCCTGGGCGGGAAGGATCGACGGGGAGGTTCCAGACACCGTTACGGTCTCAGCGGAACGCGGCCCCCCGGTAGGCCGACTAGAAGTCGTGCGCGGCTCCGACTCTGTGGGTGTCATGCGGTTCGTCCCCACGAGCGTTGGCACTTTTACGTTCGGAGGAGGCCTCGACGCCGGGCTCAGGACAGTGTCGGCTACGGGGCGAAGTTCTTGGGTCGATGCGGCTCTCGAAATGGGGGGCGCCGGTGGAGAAATCGTAATATTGGGGCGCTCGGGTCTCGATGATGTGACCGGGCCGACCATTGGCGGATCGACGCCATGGCGACTTCCGGTTTTTCTCTTGCTCTCGGCCGTCGCCCTTCTTGGGTGGGCCGTCCGGCGCATGGAGGGGCTGTCTTAGGAGGCACGGGCTTGCCGCTCGTCCCACCGCGCTCCACAATCGCCTTCCGGCCGGATCGAGGACCAGACCAGGAAGCGACATGAAACGCAGAGACTTCATTGTTACCGGAAGCGCAGCTGCAGCGGGGATCGCTCTCGCTCCAAGAGCGCTCCATGGTTGGGTTCGGCCAAGCGTCGGCGACCCATACAACAGAGACATCGCTAGTGCTGCCCTAGATGCAGCAACGCGCGCTGGAGCCAGTTACGCAGATGTCCGGGTGAGCACGAACCGCAGCCAGAACGTCAGCACACGGGAGCAACTCGTGACGGGTCTCTCCGACAGTGAGACGTCCGGTGTGGGTGTGCGCGTCCTCGTCGATGGCACGTGGGGCTTCGCCGCGACGAGGATCCAGACGAACGATGCTGCGGAGGAGACGGCGCGGAAGGCCGTAGCCCAGGCGCGGGCGAATCGGGCGGCGCAGCGGCGTCCGGTCGAGTTGGCCTCGATTGGTCCGGCTGAAGAAGGAGAGTGGAGGAGCCCCATCGAGATCGATCCCTTTTCGGTATCGATCGAAGACAAGGTGGACCTCCTCCTGCGTGCCAACGCGGCGGCCACGCAGGTGCCTGGCGCCGGCTTTGCTTCGTCTCGCATGAGCTTCATCCGGGAGGAGAAGTTCTTTGCCTCTACCGACGGCATCATCACGAACCAGACAATCTATCGTTGCTGGCCGGTGCTCACGGTCTCAGCGGTGGGCGATGGCGGTGACTTCCAGTCGCGCCAGTCCACACCACTTCAGCCGATGGGTCTCGGGTATGAATACGTCCGCGACGCGGATCTGGTAGGGAATGCCTCGCTGTGGGCCGAGGAGGCCGTTCAGAAGCTGTCCGCCAAGTCGGTCGACCCAGGGAAGTGGGACCTAGTCCTTCTCCCGAGTCACCTGTTTCTGACGCTACACGAGTCGATCGCTCACCCCACGGAGCTCGATCGCATCCAGGGGTTTGAAGCGAACTACGCAGGGACGTCGTTCATCTATCCGGTGGAGGACTACCTGGGATCCTTCCGCTACGGCCCGGAATTCATGCAGATCCAAGGTGAACGATCTGCACCCGGCGGACTCGCCACAGTGGGTTGGGACGATGAAGGCGTGCGGCCGGAGGAGTACTTCATTGTGAAGGACGGCCTGCTGAACGATTTACAGACCACCCGTGAGCAGGCGCCGTGGCTCGCCGACTGGTATCGGTCCCAGGGACGCGAGGTGCGCTCACACGGCAACTCGTATTCGCAGTCGTGGGCCGACGTGCAATTCCAGCGTATGCCGAACACGAACCTCATGCCGAATCAGGAACGGGACGTGTCTCTCGATGAGCTGATCGGCGAGGTCGACAAGGGCATCATGATCGAAGGCCGTGGGTCGTATTCGATCGATCAACAGCGCTACAACGCGCAATTCGGCGGTCAGGTGTTCTACGAGATCCGCGATGGCAAAGTCGAGGGCATGCTCAAAGACGTCTCGTATCAGATCCGCACGCCGGAGTTCTGGAACTCGATGGACCAGATCGGTGGGCCGAGCACGTACCAGCTGGGCGGGACCTTTGGTGACGGGAAGGGTCAGCCAGGGCAGGCGAACGCGGTGTCCCATGGCTGCCCGGCCACGCGCTTCCGGGACGTGACGGTGATCAATACGGCCCGGAGTGGGTGACGGTCTCCGGGGCACGGACGGCGCTCTGCTAGAGCGTTCAAGATGAGCCCGAGCGAGTGCGAGCCGGAACCGTTGCTGGCTCGGCGGCGGCGCGGCACATTGCTCGCCGCGTCCGGACCGGACCGCCGGTCGAGAAACACTTGGGAGGGGTCATGAAACGCAGGGAATTCGTTCGGCACTCAGCGGTAGCCGCCGCGGGTCTGGGGCTCGTCGGGAACAGCGACCTCAGGCACGGCGTGCTCTCGGCGTCGACGTTCGGGGCAGGCATCGCGCAGGATCGTGAAGCCATGGCCATGGCCGCGCTCAATGCAGCGCAGATGGCTGGGGCCGACTACGCCGACATCCGCATCTCTACGAATCGCACCCAGCGCATGAGTACGCGCGAGGCCATCGTGACCGGCGTGAGGGACTCCGAGACGTCAGGCTTCGGCATCCGTGTGCTCGTGGACGGGACGTGGGGCTTCGCCGCTTCTCGCGACGTCAGTACGGACGAAGTGGCTCGAGTAGCCCAGGTCGCCGTCGCTCAGGCTCGAGCGAACCGTGCGGCGCAGCGCCGTCCGGTCGAACTCGCCCCGCTGGACTGGACCGGCCGTGGTGAGTGGCGCAGTCCGGTTGAGATCGAGCCATTCGACATCCCCATCGAAGACAAGGTCGCGCTACTGCTCGAGGCCAATCAGGCGGCCATGTCTGTTTCAGGCATCGCCTTCGCCAGCTCGAACATGTCGTTCCTGCGCGAAGAGAAGTTCTTCGCATCGACTGAAGGTGTGATTACCGATCAGACCATCTACAAGGCTGCGGGTGGTGTGAACACCACGGCAGTCTCAGCGGACCGGTCGGACTTCCAGTCTCGCAGCAGCACGGACGTGATGCCCAAGGGCGTGGGCTACGAGCATATCCTCGCCTCGGACCTCGTGGGGAACGCGCCGCGCTGGGCCGAGGACGCGGTACAGAAGCTGTCTGCCACGCCGGTTCAGCCGGGTCGGTACGACCTCGTGCTGCGGCCGTCGCACCTGTGGCTGACCATCCACGAAGCGATTGCGCACCCGACCGAGTTGGATCGGATCATGGGCTTCGAAGCGAACTACGCGGGCACGTCGTTCATTTCCAACCCAGAAGACTTCCTGGGTTCGTTCCGATATGGCCCGGACATCATGAACATCCAGGGGGAGCGCAGCACACCTGGGGCACTGTCCACGGTGGGTTGGGACGACGAAGGCGTGAAGCCCGAGGAATACCTGATCGTGAAGGATGGAATCCTGAACGACCTGCAGACCACAAGGGAGCAGGCTCCGTGGCTCTCCGACTGGTATGCATCGCAGGGCAAGCCCATGCGGTCCCACGGAAACTCGTACGGTCAGTCGTGGGAAGTGACCCAGTTCCAGCGCATGCCGAATGTGAACCTGATGCCGCATCCGGAACGCGACGTCTCCGAAGAAGAGCTCATCGACGGGGTCGAGAACGGCATTCTCATTGACGGCAGCGGCTCGTTCTCCATCGACCAGCAGCGCTACAACGCTCAGTTCGGCGGCCAGACGTACTACGAGATCAAGAACGGTGAGATCACGGGTATGCTGAAGGACGTCGCGTATCAGATCCGTACACCAGAATTCTGGAACGCGATGGACCTGATTGGTGGCGAGAGCACGTATCTCATGGCGGGCGCCTTCGGCGACGCGAAAGGCCAGCCAGCCCAGTCGAACTCGATTTCACACGGTTGCCCGACGACGCGGCACCGTGACATCACGATCATCAACACCGGCCGGAGGGCTTGACCCATGGCGAACTTCATTTCACGAGAAGAGGCCCAGCGGATTGCCGAGAGGGCGCTTTCGTTCTCAAGTGCCGACCAGGCTCGGGTGAATCTGAGCAGCTCGGACACCGGTAACACGCGCTTCGCACAGAACCAGATGAGCACCTCCGGTGATGCGACGAACGCGACGCTGTCCATTTCGAGCGCGCTCGGCACCAAGGTGGCTTCTGCTACTACGAACATCTTCACGGACGACGCGCTGCGCCGGGTCGTGGAGACGAGTGAAGCGCTGGCTCGCCTCGTTCCTGAGAACGAGGAATACATGGGTGAGCTCAGCCAGCAGACGTACCCAGATTCGGCGCCCTACTTCGAGTCGACGGGCGAACTCGCTCCAGAGCGGCGAGCGCAGGCGATCGCCGCAGTCACCGAGCAGGCGGCTTCTCGGAATCTGATCTCGACTGGCTTCTTGATTCATCAAGCGGCGAGCACCGCGGTTGCTACCAGCAACGGCCTCTTCGCGTACGGCACGAACACGCGCGTGAACTTCACCACGACGGTTCGTACGCCTGACGGGACGGGCTCTGGCTGGGCCGGGACGAGCGCGCACGACTTCGACGATCTCGATACCCGCGCACTGGGTGCGGTCGCGGTTGAGAAGGCGATGCGTTCGCGTCAGCCACGTGCGGTCGAGCCGGGTCGGTGGACGGTCGTCATGGAGCCGACCACGGTCGGCAATATGGTCAACCTGATGATGAATCAGACGAGCGCCCGGAACGCGGACGAAGGACGGTCGTTCTTCAGCAAGGCGGGTGGCGGCACGAAGCTAGGTGAGCAGTTTGTGGACAGCCGTGTGAACATCCACTCGGATCCTATGGATCCTCGGATTCTGTCGACTCCGTTCGACGGTCAGGGTCTGGCCAACAAACCCATGACGTGGGTCGAGGACGGCAAGCTCCAGAACCTGAACTACTCTCGGTACTGGGCAGACCGGCAGGGTGTGGAGCCTACGGGGTTCCCGTCGGGCTGGTACATGGCCGGTGGCAATTCCTCGGTGGACGAGATGATCCGCTCGACCGAACGCGGACTGCTTCTCACACGCTTCTGGTACATCCGCGGTGTCGACCCCAGGACGATCCTCTACACGGGCCTGACCCGCGACGGGACGTTCCTCATCGAGAACGGCGAAATCAGTCATCCGGTAAAGAACTTCCGTTGGAATGAGTCCCCGATCTTCATGCTCAACAACATCGAGATGATGGGTGAGCCGGTTCGGATCTCGTCTGGTGAGTCGTCGGGGCTGACCAACTCGGTTGTGGTGCCGCCGCTCAAGGTGCGGGACTTCACGTTTACGTCCCTGTCGGACGCGATCTAGGCCGGTCATGTCAGGTCGACCCTCCCCGGCGATGAGCGACTCGACCTGAGCGAATTCAAGATCGTATCCCGTTCCTCGAAGCCGCGGTGGCCGAGTAAGGTCACGAAGGCGCCGGTGGCACCGTCCACAAGCGCTGCTCATCTGCTCGGTACCGCCTGAATGGGCAACGATGTGTCTACGTTCCGTGGTGGATCGGTACCGTCGCGCACACGACGTGCCGAACCTTTTTCTTGGCGACGGCAGTAGCCTGGTGACATTGGGTTGGGGCCAGCCGACGATGACAATCCAGGCGCTCGCTTTCCGGGCCGCGGAGCACATTGGGGCGGCCGCGCGGAACGGCGAGATCGAGGCGCGCGGTTTTCTTAGGCGGGGTTGGACCGCGGTTTCGGCGGCGGCACGCGTTCCTGCCACAACCGCGCCGCGTCTAGCGTGAGCAGGATCAGGAATGGGGTCCACAGCAGCAATTGAGCCCAGACAGGCTCGGTGTTCACCATGACACCTTCGAATGTGCTGACGCCGGCGTAAGCGAAGAACGCGACGCCAGTGAACAGGAGCCATGTCTTGTTCGCGCGCAGGGCCGCGAAGGGTAGGATCCAGAGTGCGTAGGCCGGTTCGAATCCGGGGGCCAGGATAAGACACGCTCCGATCATCCAAAGCAGCGCTCGTTCTGGCCGATATCGCTGATGGACGCACCAAGCCATAACCCCCAAGAGCATGAGGCCGACCGCGTACCGGGGACCGAGGGTTCCCGGGATTGCGGCTTCGAAGAGCGCATACCCACCTCGCATGGACGACCAACTCTGAATGAAGGTCGATAACGAGAGAGCGTACTCCCGTCCTGCCATGGCGTAGGGGGCGGCGATCACCGCCGTTCCTGCGAAAAGGCCGATGGCATACTTCGAGCCCAGTCGGCGCGTGAGTATCGGAGCAGCGGCCAATGGCACAAGTCCGGTCAAACTCGCCAGTCCGGTTGCCACCCCGGCGCTTCCTGGGACTCGTGCGAGGAGCACGACGAGCACCAAGGCAAAGAGGCCCAAGGGCGCGAGGTTCGCGTTCCAGGCGACTTCAACCAGCAGGAGAGGAGACCACAGATAGAGAAGTTGTGTGAGCCTGCGGCTGCGGCCCGTGATCATTGCCACTCTGCCCACAAGCCAACCTGTGCCGAGGTCCAGGCCGAGCCATAGGAGTTTCGCCTGGAAGATCGCCCCACCTATCGCCGCGATTGCTGCAAAGAAGATCTGAGCGAACGGTGGAGAGATCGTGTGAAGGCCCGGGTTCGTGATCAATGCCTGGTTGGCGGTGTGGATTCCCGCCAGTTCAGAGGCTGTCGGAGCGTGGCGATATGGGTTGATGCCAGCGAGTTGGACCTCGCCGTCCCACAGATAGCGGTACACGTCCTCTGAGAGTTCAGGGATTAGGGGGAGCAGAGCGATACGCATCAGGATCGCGAAGACCCAGATCGTCATGTGCCCTCCCTCAGCCTCCAGGATGTGTCCTGCGGCATAGGCGTAGGCAAGGAAAGCACCTCCGAACAAGACGAGGCCCATCCACGGGAACGTGGCTCCGTCCCACCACCCCAAGGTGGCGAGCAAGGCAAGTTCCACTGTACCCGCGACCAGAAGAATTCTAAGCGCGTCTGGGCGGCGTTCCGGTATGGGGGCGCTGATCATTTACACGACGGTAGCGGCGGAGGCGGAGGCACTCGGACGATCCCATGTCTGCTGACTCTATGCAACTGTCTGGTCCTCTCGGGAGCTTTCATCGTCGAGTCCCCACATGAACGCCTCCGTAAGCTCCCACGTGTCTTGTGGGAGCTCTTCGGGAGGGAGGTGTCCGCAGGAACCGAAGATGTGGAGCCTCGAATCGGTGAGCTCGGCCTTGAGGCGTTCCCCCACGGAAACGGGGACCACTCGGTCATGCGCACCCCATAATAGCAGGACCGGCACCTTGATCTCGCGGAACCGCGGGATGATGTCGTCGATCGATTCCGGGACGATTCGGAGTGCCACGTCGATAAGCGCGCGACGGGCATCCGCCTCGTAGAGAGGCTCGGCGTAGGCCTGTACCTGGCTCTCCGTAATCGAGTCCGCGTCGAATACGATCGATCGCAAAACCCAGCGAATGACCCGCGTGGGTCCCAGCAACCGGAAGGCCGCGAGACACGTCCGCCTGTAACGCGCGAGAGTCACGAAGGGCGGGAGACGTTGCGGATAAGCAGCTGCGGCGACGAGTACCATCCGAGCAAGACGATCCTTTTTTTCGTCCAGTAAGCGCAGCGCGGTCAGGAGCGCTACTCCTCCACCGAGCGAATGACCCATCAGGGTCACTCGCTTCAGGTCCCGCTGAACGATCATGCGGTACACCAACTCAGCCTGGTCTTCGGGGCTGTATTGACCGTCGTCGGGTTTTGGCGCGGAGCCGAATCCCTTCAGGTCGACGAGGACGACGTGGGCTCGCCGCGCGAGGTGGGGCACCCAGTATCGCCAACTGTAGGCAGAGCCACCGTAGCCGTGAATCAACACGACGACTTCGATGTCAGCTGCGGGGTCAGGCCCGTGGGTTTCTACGTGGAGGGGGAGCTCGAACCCGTTCACGAGTCGCGATCGAGCTCGAGAACACGAGCCCCCGCGCTTCCGAGCGCAGACGCGACGTTGGGGTGACACGTGAAGACGAAAACCTGTCGTGTACGAGAGACGCTCGTGAGAACTGCCATGCCGCGGTCACGTCGCTCGGGGTCCCAGTTGACGAAGGCCTCATCGATGAACAACGGGAGTCGTTCGCCACCCTTGTCCAGGTGATCCACGATGGCGAGCCGCAGTGAGAGGTACGCCTGCTCAAGTGTGCCTGTGGAGATGGGCGGGGTGAGTGGCATGGGCTGCTGTAGGTCGGGCCCCGTGACTCGGAAGATGTCCCCGGTGCTTGTTTCATCCACCAAGATCCGGTCATACCGGCCGCCGGTCAGGTGGCTGAGATATTTGCCAGCACGGCGAATGAGGTCGGGCTGGTGTTCCTCACGAAAGCTCCGGTCCGCCTCTCGGAGTAGTTGCGCGAGAACCCATTTGCGATCGCGTTCACGTACTTGTCGGGTCTCTTCGTCGGTGAGTGTGGCAATCTCACCATCGACGGTGTCTACCGTCTCTTGGCCGCGGGAGTGGACAAGATCCCGATCCAGCGCTTCGGCCCGGGCGGCTGTGTCCTCGATCTCATCCCCAAGACGTTGGAGCGCAACTCTGCGTCGAGCGAGATCGTCGTCTGTAACGGTCCATGATTCGCTGGACGATTCTGCCGCGATGATTCGGTCCCTGATCGCGTCCAAGTCGGGGTGAGCGGATTCGAGTTCCGCCTCCAATTGGTCCGCGCGCTGATGTCCTTGCAGGGCTGCTTCGGCGTCCTGAAAGCCTCGTCGCAAGTCACCCTTGCCGAGCTCGGTAAGCCGTCCGACCAGCGTCTCCCGACGGAGTGCGAGCGCCTGAATGTCCGCCTCCATACGCCCGCGGTCGCGTCCTAGGCGAGCCAATTCGCGTTCGGATTGGGAAGCGACTTCGGTAGCTCGCTCCGCCCTGCGGACCTCGCTCTCGAAGAGTTGCAGTAAGACATCCAAGGTCAGCGTCGAATCGAACCCGAGGCTGGCTGCGAGTGCCTGGGCCTCTGTTTCGAGCGCCTGTATACGGTTGGTGGTGTCACGGAGTTCGGAGGTGCGCCGTTCGTGGTCGCGCAGCAGGCCCTGCAATTTGTCCAGGCCTGCCACCAGCAGCTCGTCGGGTTGGCCGAGAAGCTCGGCCCTGATGGGCAGTTCCTGCATCAGGCCACGTGCTCGGTCGCCTGCAGATCGTTCGTTCGCGACTGCGCGTTCCGCAGCTTCGTCAGGATTGGCGCTCTCCGCCGTCTTCTGGCGTCCCTGGAACCATAGTGTGGCCGTGAGTGCCACCCCACCGCCGCCGACGGCCACAAGCGCGGGTAGGTCCAGGAAGGAGCCGGCGATGAGTCCGGTGGCCCCGAGCACTGCTGCGCCCACCGCAAGCCGGCCCGACGGTCCTGGAGGTGTGGAACCGGAGGAGTGC
This is a stretch of genomic DNA from Longimicrobiales bacterium. It encodes these proteins:
- a CDS encoding DUF4159 domain-containing protein; the encoded protein is MRLAATDPVAVLLAEVRRRVVVREVMKTGAVVTLAVGATVLVLLLADVLLTLPGESRRVLRWVPALAGLPILLLFRIGSRTRPGKLASLIDQRVESQGLVATYLAPNTSGPVADAFRSRAQAVAGSIEPRRVVSYREGALWMASLAAWVMTIGILSAGGGTTYLAERWLSPGASGDVGIAAGARVMAAPTTTAPAVGAVSYTVRPPSYSGLSVVEGDASTPLTALPGSVVEVRGNGRTSPAELSATVVGGESLDHRITVDGWEVDWTVGLDDRGLALSLTGPAGLLEQKVLPLRLVRDRAPTVALSAPGEDLVLATASGRIPIRAEAIDDFGVESLTLHWVLSRGSGESFDFSEGEWPWDSVERADRRASGVLTLLLDTLGLEAGDVIHVRAMTTDGNDVTGPGVGVSETRQIRVSKDDDLSDVTTLIGFPIDREREPLLSQRMIILLTEELRDGSAEMDAPELRDASADIADEQARLRARIGEQIFSRATGAMQDPEAHLDFEDGEPEVFLDQLEQAAAQGPVIDPVTGIATIANVDIPAHEHDSDPIVAINRSLLTVYNYMWDAERDLRGALLGPSLVPQNLALDELQRLRESERIFARGRVAVAPIDVPAVRGSGDVDDVVPGARAVVERDPMVAGNVIGEIDALLAAPEPSVGRMASLAISGLALDLLEGNGGRAASEALVAAAGRADVGDGVGVRTHLLGALRLLRSTPSRMSTMGGGPPRSFAAARYVRREGGSFRLEEDSLTQSEPFVFATVQYASGDWDSAPLVPANLIHSLAQYTDVAVAPEGVIVDLAAPEVFQYPFLYLTGHLPVFFSEAEGRNLVDFVTRGGLLFIDDHNHDIDGAFNRSVVEEIGRLFGADNLKPIPAEHELYSTFFEFEDGPPITGHELSGWGDGLIHRELFQVEVDGRIGVLYSNKDYSSEWSYHSDNKRFLAVDNTRFGVNILMYVLSR
- a CDS encoding TldD/PmbA family protein, with product MKRREFVRHSAVAAAGLGLVGNSDLRHGVLSASTFGAGIAQDREAMAMAALNAAQMAGADYADIRISTNRTQRMSTREAIVTGVRDSETSGFGIRVLVDGTWGFAASRDVSTDEVARVAQVAVAQARANRAAQRRPVELAPLDWTGRGEWRSPVEIEPFDIPIEDKVALLLEANQAAMSVSGIAFASSNMSFLREEKFFASTEGVITDQTIYKAAGGVNTTAVSADRSDFQSRSSTDVMPKGVGYEHILASDLVGNAPRWAEDAVQKLSATPVQPGRYDLVLRPSHLWLTIHEAIAHPTELDRIMGFEANYAGTSFISNPEDFLGSFRYGPDIMNIQGERSTPGALSTVGWDDEGVKPEEYLIVKDGILNDLQTTREQAPWLSDWYASQGKPMRSHGNSYGQSWEVTQFQRMPNVNLMPHPERDVSEEELIDGVENGILIDGSGSFSIDQQRYNAQFGGQTYYEIKNGEITGMLKDVAYQIRTPEFWNAMDLIGGESTYLMAGAFGDAKGQPAQSNSISHGCPTTRHRDITIINTGRRA
- a CDS encoding alpha/beta hydrolase, giving the protein MNGFELPLHVETHGPDPAADIEVVVLIHGYGGSAYSWRYWVPHLARRAHVVLVDLKGFGSAPKPDDGQYSPEDQAELVYRMIVQRDLKRVTLMGHSLGGGVALLTALRLLDEKKDRLARMVLVAAAAYPQRLPPFVTLARYRRTCLAAFRLLGPTRVIRWVLRSIVFDADSITESQVQAYAEPLYEADARRALIDVALRIVPESIDDIIPRFREIKVPVLLLWGAHDRVVPVSVGERLKAELTDSRLHIFGSCGHLPPEELPQDTWELTEAFMWGLDDESSREDQTVA
- a CDS encoding TldD/PmbA family protein, whose protein sequence is MANFISREEAQRIAERALSFSSADQARVNLSSSDTGNTRFAQNQMSTSGDATNATLSISSALGTKVASATTNIFTDDALRRVVETSEALARLVPENEEYMGELSQQTYPDSAPYFESTGELAPERRAQAIAAVTEQAASRNLISTGFLIHQAASTAVATSNGLFAYGTNTRVNFTTTVRTPDGTGSGWAGTSAHDFDDLDTRALGAVAVEKAMRSRQPRAVEPGRWTVVMEPTTVGNMVNLMMNQTSARNADEGRSFFSKAGGGTKLGEQFVDSRVNIHSDPMDPRILSTPFDGQGLANKPMTWVEDGKLQNLNYSRYWADRQGVEPTGFPSGWYMAGGNSSVDEMIRSTERGLLLTRFWYIRGVDPRTILYTGLTRDGTFLIENGEISHPVKNFRWNESPIFMLNNIEMMGEPVRISSGESSGLTNSVVVPPLKVRDFTFTSLSDAI
- a CDS encoding TldD/PmbA family protein; translated protein: MKRRDFIVTGSAAAAGIALAPRALHGWVRPSVGDPYNRDIASAALDAATRAGASYADVRVSTNRSQNVSTREQLVTGLSDSETSGVGVRVLVDGTWGFAATRIQTNDAAEETARKAVAQARANRAAQRRPVELASIGPAEEGEWRSPIEIDPFSVSIEDKVDLLLRANAAATQVPGAGFASSRMSFIREEKFFASTDGIITNQTIYRCWPVLTVSAVGDGGDFQSRQSTPLQPMGLGYEYVRDADLVGNASLWAEEAVQKLSAKSVDPGKWDLVLLPSHLFLTLHESIAHPTELDRIQGFEANYAGTSFIYPVEDYLGSFRYGPEFMQIQGERSAPGGLATVGWDDEGVRPEEYFIVKDGLLNDLQTTREQAPWLADWYRSQGREVRSHGNSYSQSWADVQFQRMPNTNLMPNQERDVSLDELIGEVDKGIMIEGRGSYSIDQQRYNAQFGGQVFYEIRDGKVEGMLKDVSYQIRTPEFWNSMDQIGGPSTYQLGGTFGDGKGQPGQANAVSHGCPATRFRDVTVINTARSG